TGCTTCACCCTTATCGTTTACTGTAAATGCATTTAAAGGTTCTAATGTGTATAGTGCTGCCGATATGCCTGAGATTGATTTCTTGCTTATATCACATGATCATTGGGACCATTTGGATTATGATACAATGCTCCAATTAAGACCAAAGGTAAAACGGATCATTACAGGATTAGGGACAGGTGAACATTTCGAACGATGGAATTTTAATATGAAAATGATTGACGAGCTTAATTGGCACGAGTCACTGGATTTGGGCTCAGGTTTTAAGATTCATACGGTTCCGGCACGCCACTTCTCAGGCAGAGGTTTTAAGAGAAATCAGGCCATCTGGCTGACATTTGTGCTCGATACGCCACAGAAAAGAATATACGTTGGAGGTGATTCCGGCTATGATACTTTTTTCAGACAAACAGGCGATGCATTTGGGCCTTTTGACCTTGCGATATTGGAATGCGGACAATACAACAAGAATTGGAAGTATATTCATATGATGCCGGAACAAACGGTACAGGCCGCATTAGACCTAAATGCTAAGGTATTGTTTCCAGTGCATTGGGCCAAATTCCCGCTTGCGCTTCACGATTGGGACGAACCTATTATAAGGGCAGTAGCTGCTGCCGAAAAGACCGGCCAACCTATTGTGCATCCTATGATTGGGGAAGTACTGGATTTAAATGTGCTGGATAGCAAAAATAAATGGTGGGAAGGAATTGATTAGTTTATAGTGGATAGTTTATAGTGGATAGTTGATAGTGGTAAGTGGATAGTTTTTAGTTGATAATGGATAGTTATTAGTCTATTCATCTATTCTCTATCATCTATTATCCAAACCCATACCTATATAAAAATGCAAAAGCCGACCTGGAGCGATCGACTTTAGCGGTGAGAGCGTAACCCTGTTTCCAGGTCTCTCGGTGCAAATGTACTCTTATTTATTAGAACCGCAAGCTTTTTTTAGTTTATAGTTAATATTATAGTGGATAATTGATAGTTTGTAGTGGATAGTTTTTAGTTGGCAGTTTGAAACATAAATCATAAATCTAAAACCATAAATCTAAAATCATAAATCCAAAATCTAAAATCATAAATCCAAAATCATAAATCCTTAAAAAATCTCATTACACGTTTCTTCCTTTTTGTTACAAAATCCGAGGTTTTTGTATTAAAGTTATATTAAATCAACATTCGGATTGCTTATTTTGTCGTATCTTCATGACGAATTAATAATTAATAACCCAAAATAATACGCACTGAAAATGAAAACAAAAAGCCTTTTATTGATCGGAATTGTAGGTCTCTCTTTAGTGACCATTATCAAAACGGTATGGAACAGAATGGAAATCTTCGAAGAAGAGGAGGAAGACCAAGAGTTAGAAGGTCAAGATGAAGAATATGGCTTTCCACTTTTCATCTAGGTAAAAAAAATTATTACAAGTTAGTTTACGAATCAAATTATTATATAAAAACAGCGCTATGACAAATAAGAAACTAATTTTAGGAATTGCGGCGGGAGTCGCAGCCTTAGCAGTAGTAGGAATAATTTGCAACAAAAAAGGATATATTAATTTCGGCTCGATGCTGGATAAGGCAGGCGATATGGCCGGAAAAGTAAAAGATACCTTAGGCAAGATAAAAGATTCGGCAGTAGCCGAAGCCGATTCTGTGATTCAGGAAAGTAAAAATATTGCCGGAAAAGCTATAAATGCTGCTACCGGAGTAAACGACAAAGCTTCAAACGCTGTTAGCTGATTTGATTCATTGTTAGTTTGGAAACGGCTGAATGTTTAACATTCAGCCGTTTTTTTATCTCTAATCATTAGACAAGGCTTCCGAAATCTTTTCTCCCAAAATAATAAACTTGTCTACTGCATTATTGGAATTTAGTTCCTTATTAACTGTACCTTTCAACCTTCCTTCTGACAAAACATAACTATAAGCCGCTTCGCCATCTTCAAGTCTTTTCCATGTATAGGTGTCACCCTTGCTGCTTAAATAGTCCTTTTCAAGATTATCCATCAAAATTTTTCGAATCTTTTCAGTCTTATAGTCATCAAAGCTTGCCCGTATCGAATACGTAAAATCCGAATTATTGACAGAAACAGAAGTAGAGCTGGAACTTGAACTAGAGCTGCTGCTTTTACTTTTTTTACTGCTGCTTTTGGCTTCTGCTTTTACAGGAGTAGATGAACTGCTGGAAACATACGTTTTTCCATTAATTGTTACTACTGAATTAACGTTAGCCGAAACCTTAACCGACGTTGCCGGAGTCGGTGGTGTTGGTGGCGTTGGCGGTGTAGGAGGAGTCTTCTGTGCGCTTGCCAAATAGCTACAAGCCATAAATGCGATGGTGATAATTAGTCTCATAATGTTATTCTTTAATGTTAAACTCAAAACCCAAGCCTCTCACGCTTGGAATAGATATGGCAGGATCTTCGCTGAAATACTTCCGTAATCGGCTGATAAAGACATCCATGCTCCTGCCGGAAAAGAAATCGTCGTTGCCCCAGATTTCTTTTAGAATGTCTTCTCTTTTTACAAGCTTGTTTTTGCTGGCATATAAAAACTGGATCAGGTGTGCCTCCTTTTCCGTTATTCGGTGTGTAATATTTTCATGTGTTAATAGATAGTTTTCACTGTCGAACAGATATTGCCCAATTTTGAATTTTTTATCTGCTGTGTGCTGTGGCGCCGTTTTTTGCACACGTTTCAATATATTCGTAATTCGCAATATCAATTCTTCTACTTCAAAAGGCTTGACGATATAATCATCAGCTCCAAGTCGTAAACCTTTTATCTTGTCTTCCTTCATGGATTTAGCTGTCAGGAAAATAAAAGGCGTTTCCGGATAGGTGTCAACAACTTTTTCAGCCAGCGTAAAGCCATCCATTTGCGGCATCATTACATCAAAGACACAAATGTCAGGTTGGGCGTCTGGAAATAGCTTAAGGGCTTCTTTGCCGTCTTTGGCCCAGGTGACGTCAAATCCGGAAAATTCCAGATATTGCTTCAAAATGGAAGCATAGTCGAAATCGTCTTCTGCTAATAAGATGTGCTTTTTCATAATGGTAGTGTAATTAAAAATAGGGCTCCTTTGTCTTCTTCGCTTTCTACTTTGATTGTGCCTTTATAGGATTCGATGAGCTGCTTGACATAAAACAGTCCTAGTCCGAGCCCTTTTGTTTCGTGTATATTTCCTTTTTCAATCCTGTAAAACTTATCAAAAATCGCGAACTGTTCCTTTGTAGCAATACCTTGTCCATTATCCTGAATGCTCATAACAAAGCTGTTTTTTTGAGATTTCATTTCAATGTCAATTTTTGTCGCACCATATTTTACCGCATTTTCCAGCAGGTTTACAATAATAGTGTTCAGATGGAACGGGTCAATCTTAGCGTGAAGGCTTTTCTGTTCCTGATGACAGTTAATAACAGTGTCCGGATGCGAAAGCTTAAAATCATCTATAATATCACGAATTTCACTGCAGCTGATTTCCTTAACGTTTTCTGAGCGTGTTGAAGGCAGCAATGAAGCATCAGTAACCTGACGGAATAACTTCTGTAGTCTTTCATTCTGTCTTTCAAGTAGTGACAAAGTATGCCTGTAATGCTCTTCAGTCATGTCCTTCTCTTTGCGTTGTAAGGTTTTGATGGCAATATCCATCGTAGCCAGTGGGGTTTGGAATTCGTGGGTAATATTGTTTACAAAATCGGTCTTGATATCTGCAATACGTTTCTGACTAATCAAATTTTTAAGCGATAAATAATAGAGATAAACCACAAATGCCATAAGCAGTACAGAAAAAATCAACAGTCCGGCCATTTGACTGATTACTGTCATTTGCCAATTGGCGACACTATAATAGGTTTCGCTTTTGATAAGAAATTTAAGATCTTTTTTAATCGGATCCAGGAGGCTGTCTTCAACATTCAATTCCAAATCGCTTTCCCATCGGCCTGTAGAAGCAGATATCTCATCCTTGTTTCGAATACGGTTTCCACTTACAAACAGCTTACCTTTATATAAGTTTTCCATTTTTTTATTTTCAAGAATCGTAGCCGAGTTGATATAAACGGAATAACCTATGTCATAGTCGCCGGGCTTTTTCTTTTTGGCCATATAATCAGACATGAGGCTGCTTAGAGAGTCTGATTTTTTAGTCATAAAAGCGACAAACTCATCTTTTTTTACTCTTTTGTACGCATAATCTTTGATAAACTGGCCTGTAAGCCGCATCCAGGCATTATTAAGGTCATACCATTCGTCAGTATCTTCCATATCCACAAGCTGTTTCTTGATTTTGGCGCTGACTTCCTTTTCGGTCAGTTTATAGGTATTGTATATAAAATAGCCCTGTATTGTCGCAAGTGCGGCTACGGTAAAAATACAGGAAGCTATTAATAACATTATTTTTCGTTTCATGACAAATGCTGGTTTGTTGGGACAAAGCTAGGTGTTTCTTGGTTTCGGAGTACTAAAAAACAAACCGTTAACCCTTCTTTAACCAAAACAAACAGGACTTGATGTTAAGTTTGCAGGCTGGTCGTGGGCTACAAAATAGCAAGGGACTCTTTTGTTAAATATAGTGCATAGTGCCGTTTTGTGTTTAACCCTTCGTTAACCCTTCGTTAACCCATTTCCAGAAAGCGTTTGCTGAGATTTGCATCATCAATCATCGGGTTTCAATCATCATCAATCAATTAATCATCTGAATCCAATCGATTCAATCATCAATCAAATCATGAAACAGTTAGTTATTTTTTTGCTGCTGCTACCTTTGTGGAGCAGCGCACAGCACAGCCTCTCCGGTTCCGTAACAGAAACCGGAGGCAAGGCGGTGCCTTTCACGGATGTGGCTTTATTAAAAGCACAAGATTCTACCGCTTATAGAAACGTACTTGCCGATGAGGAAGGACGTTTTACAATAGGGTCAGTTGATAACGGACAATATATACTGAAAGCAAGCGCGATTGGAATGTCAAGCGCCTATAGAAATATAAATGTAACAGGCGATTTACAGTTGGAGCCTCTTGTATTGTCACAAACAGCAGAAATGCTAGAAGGTGTTGAAATAGTTTCAAAACGCCCAATTGTAAAAAGACTGGTAGACCGTATGGAATTTAATGTAGAAAACTCTTCCTTATCTTCTAACAATGCATGGGAAATCCTTTCCAAAACACCGGGTGTGACCGCCACCGGTAGCGGCAGCATTTCCGTACGCGGCAGTCAGAGTATTCTGGTAACCATCAACGACAAAAAAATATACATGTCGGGCGATGAGCTGAAACAATATCTGGAAAATACCAGCGGAGATGACGTAAAATCGATTGAAGTGATTACTAATCCACCGGCTAAATATGATGCTCAGGGAGCTGCTGTAATCAATATCAAGCTTAAAAAAGTAGTAGCATTGGGCTACAAAGGCTCTGTCAATACGGCCTATGTGCAGTCCATATATCCAAAAGCAGTAACATCTACAGGGCATTTTTATAAAGGCAAAAAGCTTTCTTTAATGGGACGCTATACTTTTGGAATGGGAGAATATGTAAACGAAAGCCGTGACAAAACACGTTATTATGATGAAAATGGAGGAACGGCTTCAGAATGGGATAGTTTTTTGCGTCGCAAGAGCAAATCGTTGGAACAGCATTCTTACCGATTACAGGCAAGCTATGAACTGGATTCACTCAATACGTTTTCAATAGGAACCACAGGTTTTCAGGCCCCGGAGCAGCGAGGCAGGTATAGTGCGCCAACGTCTATTTACGGTAGTGACGGGCTACTCGATTCATTATATGTGACAACAAATAACAGAAAAAACCCGGCTCGTAATGCGGCTTATAATTTTCTATACGAACGCCTGTTGTCTGACAAGGCCAAACTGGTATTCAATACAGACTTTACAAACTATCTTTCCAAGGACTATCAGGACATTATGACGGCCTTTTCATTGCCGGACGGTACACCTTATCGCGACAATCGTTTTATAAATAACAGCCGACAAGCCATCAAGCTCTTTTCGATGCAGGCCGATTACAGCAATGAAACAAATGGTACGTTTGAAGCCGGATTAAAATACGGGAACGTTTCTGCTGACAGTAATCTCGATTACAGAGATGATATTGATGGAATATTGGTACCTAATCCCGGCCGAATCAGTAAGTTCCTGTATGACGAATCTATCTTTGCAGGGTATATGAGCTATAGTAAGGAATTTGGTAAATGGAGCGTAAAGGCTGGACTACGAGGCGAATATACTTCGCTTGAAGGTAATTCGGTTACAACTTCCGAAGTCAACGACCAAAACTATTTCAAACTGTTTCCTACCTTTTATACGATGTACAAGCCCAACGGGAATCATGAAATAGGCTTTTCTTATGGCAAACGTATCAGCAGGCCGCGTTACAGTGAACTTAATCCGTTCCGAATCTATAACAATAATTATTCTTATGGCATGGGAGACCCGAAGTTATTGCCAACCATTGTGCACAACCTGAATTTCTTATATACGCTAAAAGGGAAATATAATTTTGACCTGTATTACCGATTGGAAAAAGACCCATCGATGGAAATTGTCTATCAGGATTATGAAACAAATACGGTTGTTTACCAATTTACCAACATCGATAAAAATTATGCATTTGGATTGGAATTCAATACCAATCTGACATTTTTTGACTGGTGGGATGCCGGTATACAGGGAGCCCTTAGTTATGTAGAAGACCGTTTTCAGGGAGTAGACGGGAAATTGTATAGCAACGGACGACCTACCTATAACTTCAATGTCAACAATCGTTTTGCTTTGAATAAGAAAAAAGATTTTAACGGGGAGATTAATTTCGATTATAACTCCTCTTCGGTGCAGGGTACGTTTGTTTTTACACCTACAAGTAACCTGACTCTGGCATTACGGAAGAAAGTATTGAAAGGAAACGGAGAAGTATATGGCATTTTTTCCGATGTTTATCGGGGCGAGACATTAGGTTTGAGAACAGACTATGGCAACCAGTACAATAAGTCACGCTTTTATGCCGATTCACAAAACTTCAGGTTGGGATTCCGATATAATTTTGGAAACCAGAAATTAAAGGAAAAAACAAGAGAGCAGACGGAAGAGCAGAGGAGGATTTAAAGAATTGGGAATTTTTGAATTACGAATTATGAATTACGGATTGAGATTTTGGATTTTGGAGTGCAATGTGCCTGTACTTTAGGATTTTTATAGAGGAACCTGCTTTATGGCAGGTTTTTTTTTTTTGATAAAAAAATTAAGGGAAAGGTTTTTTTCAAAATTACGAGAAACCGTATGAAAGAAGTGTTTAATTGGATTACGTTTGAAATGGCTTTTCTTACAGTTTGTCGAAAAGTTCGCAGGATGTGAAGCTATTTAAAATGTTTTTTGTAGTCTTGGTTAATTGTTAATAAAATATATGACTGAAGATAAAATAAGAAAAATAGATCAATTATTTAAATCATACAATTACTCAGTATCTGAAAAATCTAATCATAAAGTAAGGATATACACTTTAAGATATGGAATGTATCATGCTGCAGAGATAATTTTGTTTGATAAAGAATATAATATAACAGAAATAAAGAATGAATATTCAAATGCGGGGTATGCAACAGATGTAAAAACTTTAGATAATGAAAACCATCTCGAAGAATATCTTTTTGAAGGATTCTTTATAAAAACTCCTTTAGGGAATGAATTAAGAAATAGGTATAAGCATTTTGTCAATAGACA
This portion of the Flavobacterium lindanitolerans genome encodes:
- a CDS encoding sensor histidine kinase — protein: MKRKIMLLIASCIFTVAALATIQGYFIYNTYKLTEKEVSAKIKKQLVDMEDTDEWYDLNNAWMRLTGQFIKDYAYKRVKKDEFVAFMTKKSDSLSSLMSDYMAKKKKPGDYDIGYSVYINSATILENKKMENLYKGKLFVSGNRIRNKDEISASTGRWESDLELNVEDSLLDPIKKDLKFLIKSETYYSVANWQMTVISQMAGLLIFSVLLMAFVVYLYYLSLKNLISQKRIADIKTDFVNNITHEFQTPLATMDIAIKTLQRKEKDMTEEHYRHTLSLLERQNERLQKLFRQVTDASLLPSTRSENVKEISCSEIRDIIDDFKLSHPDTVINCHQEQKSLHAKIDPFHLNTIIVNLLENAVKYGATKIDIEMKSQKNSFVMSIQDNGQGIATKEQFAIFDKFYRIEKGNIHETKGLGLGLFYVKQLIESYKGTIKVESEEDKGALFLITLPL
- a CDS encoding response regulator transcription factor; amino-acid sequence: MKKHILLAEDDFDYASILKQYLEFSGFDVTWAKDGKEALKLFPDAQPDICVFDVMMPQMDGFTLAEKVVDTYPETPFIFLTAKSMKEDKIKGLRLGADDYIVKPFEVEELILRITNILKRVQKTAPQHTADKKFKIGQYLFDSENYLLTHENITHRITEKEAHLIQFLYASKNKLVKREDILKEIWGNDDFFSGRSMDVFISRLRKYFSEDPAISIPSVRGLGFEFNIKE
- a CDS encoding TonB-dependent receptor — encoded protein: MKQLVIFLLLLPLWSSAQHSLSGSVTETGGKAVPFTDVALLKAQDSTAYRNVLADEEGRFTIGSVDNGQYILKASAIGMSSAYRNINVTGDLQLEPLVLSQTAEMLEGVEIVSKRPIVKRLVDRMEFNVENSSLSSNNAWEILSKTPGVTATGSGSISVRGSQSILVTINDKKIYMSGDELKQYLENTSGDDVKSIEVITNPPAKYDAQGAAVINIKLKKVVALGYKGSVNTAYVQSIYPKAVTSTGHFYKGKKLSLMGRYTFGMGEYVNESRDKTRYYDENGGTASEWDSFLRRKSKSLEQHSYRLQASYELDSLNTFSIGTTGFQAPEQRGRYSAPTSIYGSDGLLDSLYVTTNNRKNPARNAAYNFLYERLLSDKAKLVFNTDFTNYLSKDYQDIMTAFSLPDGTPYRDNRFINNSRQAIKLFSMQADYSNETNGTFEAGLKYGNVSADSNLDYRDDIDGILVPNPGRISKFLYDESIFAGYMSYSKEFGKWSVKAGLRGEYTSLEGNSVTTSEVNDQNYFKLFPTFYTMYKPNGNHEIGFSYGKRISRPRYSELNPFRIYNNNYSYGMGDPKLLPTIVHNLNFLYTLKGKYNFDLYYRLEKDPSMEIVYQDYETNTVVYQFTNIDKNYAFGLEFNTNLTFFDWWDAGIQGALSYVEDRFQGVDGKLYSNGRPTYNFNVNNRFALNKKKDFNGEINFDYNSSSVQGTFVFTPTSNLTLALRKKVLKGNGEVYGIFSDVYRGETLGLRTDYGNQYNKSRFYADSQNFRLGFRYNFGNQKLKEKTREQTEEQRRI
- a CDS encoding MBL fold metallo-hydrolase, with translation MTFIFTLCILLAISVFFFFNHPKFGRRPSGNRMERIKKLSNYGNGQFQNISNTPDLTDGANLFTVLKDFFFGKSKRNIPSGVIPSQKTDLKNLNPEKDVLVWFGHSSYFMQLSGKTFLVDPVFSNHASPLSFTVNAFKGSNVYSAADMPEIDFLLISHDHWDHLDYDTMLQLRPKVKRIITGLGTGEHFERWNFNMKMIDELNWHESLDLGSGFKIHTVPARHFSGRGFKRNQAIWLTFVLDTPQKRIYVGGDSGYDTFFRQTGDAFGPFDLAILECGQYNKNWKYIHMMPEQTVQAALDLNAKVLFPVHWAKFPLALHDWDEPIIRAVAAAEKTGQPIVHPMIGEVLDLNVLDSKNKWWEGID